Below is a window of Lytechinus variegatus isolate NC3 chromosome 4, Lvar_3.0, whole genome shotgun sequence DNA.
GACAATGTATTTGTAGGATTAGGATGTCTTCCAGGCAAACATCACATTACATTGAAAGACAATGCACAACCAGTTCAACATGCATGTCGCAAAGTTCCATTTCCACTTCAAAAGAAACTAAAAGAGGAACTAGATAAGATGGAAAACATGAATGTAatcaaacaggttgatgaacCGACAGATTGGGTGTCTTCTCTTGTTGTAGTCAAGAAAAAGAATGGTCAACTCAGAGTCTGTCTAGATCCACGTGATCTTAATCGAGCAATCAAACGAGAACACTATAAATTGCCTTCTAGAGCTGAAATAACCTCTCAGTTTGCTGGAGCCAAGTATTTCAGTAAATTAGATGCATCAAGTGGTTTTTGGCAAATCCAACTAGATGAAGATAGTTCCAAGCTTTGTACATTTATCACTCCGTATGGAAGATATAGATTCTTGAGACTACCTTTTGGTATCTGCAGTGCTCCTGAAGTATTTCACAAGATAATACATAACTTGTTCGTAGATATACCTGGTGTCAATACCATGATGGATGACATAGTGGTATGGGGAAGCACTCAAGAAGAGCATGACGATCGTCTGAGAAAAGTTCTAGACATCGCACAAAAATCAAACCTGAAACTCAATCGAGACAAGTGTGAGTTCAATGTGAACCAGATGACTTTCATTGGTGACTTGATCAGCCAAGATGGAGTCAGACCAGATCCTAAAAAGGTGGCTGCCATCAGAAACATGGCAAGACCAACCTGTAAACAGGACATACAAAGGTTCTTGGGGATGATAAACTACCAAGCAAAATTCATTCCAAACCTATCAACAAGGTCAGCACCTCTACGTATTTTGCTTGACAAGAAAGTAGAGTGGATGTGGGAAAATGAACAAGATAAAGCATGGTGCGAGTTGAAAGAAGCTCTAATGAGTCAACCAGTGCTTCATTTCTATGACTCCACAAAACCCACAAAGATATCAGCTGATGCTTCAAAAAATGGACTAGGAGCAGTTCTCCTACAGCAACATGAACAAAATTGGCATCCAATAGCTTACGCATCAAGAGCTATGACTGATGCAGAAACACGTTACGCTCAGATAGAAAAAGAACTCTTAGCTATCACTTACGGatgtgaaaaatttcatcaatatatctATGGTCAAAAGATAGAAGTTGAAACAGATCACAAGCCACTTATCCCATTGTTTGTTAAGTCATTGGCAGATTGTCCTTTACGCATTCAAAGATTACTAATCAGAGTACAGAGATATGATCTCAAAGTGTCATATACACCTGGAAAGTACATGTTCACTGCTGATACACTGTCAAGAGCAGTAGATCCAAAAGCAGAATTGAATGTTGAAACTGAAGAAGATATCAGAGTCTATGTAGATATGATAGTACAAGCAATGCCAGTAACATCAAACAAAAGACAAGAAATTGTTGAAGAGACAAAAAAAGATGTAGAGCTTCAAGAGTTGCTAGCCACCATCAGAAATGGTTGGCCAGAAAGTAAGCAACAATGTCCAGCTAGAATAAAACAGTACTGGAACATTCGAAGTGAACTCTCTGAAGCAGATGGAATCATATTCAAAGGTTCTAAAATAGTAATTCCAACTTCCATGAGACGGTACATACTAAACCAAGTACACGAAGGTCACTTAGGCATTGAGAAATGTAAGAAACGTGCTAGGGAAGTAATATATTGGCCAAGAATCAATGCAGACATCACTGAAATGGTCCAAAATTGTACTTCATGCCTAATGTACAAACCAAAACAACAGGCTGAAAGCCTAAATCCTCATGCAGTGCCTAATCGTCCTTGGGAAAAAATTGCAGTAGATCTATtcactttgaacaaaagagaATATATGGTCGTCGTCGACTACTACTCACAATTCATTGAAGTATGTACTTTGACTTCAACTACAAGCAAGGCCGTGATTAATCACATGAAAGCAATATTTGCTcgtcatggtacaccatgtgaaCTGATGTCGGATAATGGTCCTCAATTTGCAAGCCAAGAATTCAAAAGCTTTGCAAAAGAATGGGATTTTCACCATACCACATCGAGTCCACATTATCCACAATCAAATGGCCTCGCAGAAAATGCTGTGAAGATTGTCAAAAATCTCATACTGAAGTCACAACACAGTGGACAAGATATCCACAGAGCTTTACAAGTCTATCGAAGTTCACCAATAGCATGCGGAAAATCTCCAGCAGAACTTCTGTACAATCGTCAGATTAGGTCAAACCTTCCCATGCTTGACACTTTGCTCAATAACCAACAGATTGATACTAAATCTGTGAGGGGAAGAAAGGATGAGCAGAAGGTGAAACAAAAAGAGCGATTCGATAAACATGCTCAAGACTTGCCAAAGCTAAAACCTGGAGATCATGTGATACTCCAAGACATGAAAACTAATACCTGGTCACAACATGGTATCATAAAGTCTgtcaataatcattacagatCATACCAAATTGAAACAGCTGCAGGCGAGATACGTCGCAGAAACAGACGTCACCTCAGGCCAGATCCCAGACACCAAGCCAAGTCTATTCCATTACCAACACAGGATGACTTCGAGCTAGATGACAGCGCAGAAGCGGAACCAGCATCTGATGTTCGCGCATCTTCGTCACCATCCCGAACAACCAGAAGCGGACGAGTCGTTAAACCGCCAGATCGTTTAAACTTGTAAATAGAGGAAAGCGAACTAAACACAAAAACTTTCGCGTTTCGTTTTGTAAATAGCCACATGAGTTCAAAAATAACTTTGAAACTGTAAATGGTTTGAACTCTAATACAACCCCATGATAACTGCATGATTGCATGTGCATGATATAAATTTGCATGTTATAGTTAATCAGCAATACGGGATTGAATTTATCGCTATCACAAAACTCAACTCAACAGATGTCTCTACCGGTTCAACGAATTGTCGCATCATACAAAcagcaaaaaatgaaatatatatgaactGTAATGTTGCATGTTAAAATATTTGACAGCGACAGTACTCCAGCTTTAAGGGGCAGAATAATCCCCTAGTACTGTTGTAAGTGTACAGGTAGTCCACCCTGTCACTCTGTAGTTTAAGAAGtattatatatgtgtatataaacCTCTTTAAAGAAAGGGAGGTGTGGTGATAACTGATAAAGGTCTGCAAGCGTAGACTATACTTTGTTATTACACGTGACTACTTGCAtagagaaagttatggctgctgtCAAGATGACGCAGTAGTGATCATCGTTGTTGCATCTCAACTAATAAATGTCTGTTGTATATACGTTTAAAGAACTGCCTActggacttttgatttatataaccTAAGTTCCAACCACAC
It encodes the following:
- the LOC121413118 gene encoding uncharacterized protein K02A2.6-like; the protein is MTNLSQPPPLDLKGNISENWKRFKQKFTLYNVASGMSEKDDKSQTSMLLHVIGDAALELYNTFVFAEDESMKLEKVLDKFEEYCMPKRNLTYERHRFFTRSQLEHESVDQYATELRSRAQSCEFSSLKESLIRDRIICGILDDGLREHLLRLDDLTLDKTLQVCRVAEQTRTQAQALSSTGKNASIPVDSLSKNKKSSGKKSNQTRQTKPQDRTNNKTCTRCGNRHTKEKCPAQGKTCKKCGKQNHFAKCCRTSVAKVNELQHLKVDSDGFMICSVDSQEHESKEEWKVNLRVNNEPVEFKIDTGAQANTLPETIYHKLKPKPKLQKAKVKLTGYYETNIPVKGRCYVQMEYKGVKHSVQCFIIPGNRQPLLGLRTSEELYLVKRVYHVDKQTEIKTGKTVVQDYDNVFVGLGCLPGKHHITLKDNAQPVQHACRKVPFPLQKKLKEELDKMENMNVIKQVDEPTDWVSSLVVVKKKNGQLRVCLDPRDLNRAIKREHYKLPSRAEITSQFAGAKYFSKLDASSGFWQIQLDEDSSKLCTFITPYGRYRFLRLPFGICSAPEVFHKIIHNLFVDIPGVNTMMDDIVVWGSTQEEHDDRLRKVLDIAQKSNLKLNRDKCEFNVNQMTFIGDLISQDGVRPDPKKVAAIRNMARPTCKQDIQRFLGMINYQAKFIPNLSTRSAPLRILLDKKVEWMWENEQDKAWCELKEALMSQPVLHFYDSTKPTKISADASKNGLGAVLLQQHEQNWHPIAYASRAMTDAETRYAQIEKELLAITYGCEKFHQYIYGQKIEVETDHKPLIPLFVKSLADCPLRIQRLLIRVQRYDLKVSYTPGKYMFTADTLSRAVDPKAELNVETEEDIRVYVDMIVQAMPVTSNKRQEIVEETKKDVELQELLATIRNGWPESKQQCPARIKQYWNIRSELSEADGIIFKGSKIVIPTSMRRYILNQVHEGHLGIEKCKKRAREVIYWPRINADITEMVQNCTSCLMYKPKQQAESLNPHAVPNRPWEKIAVDLFTLNKREYMVVVDYYSQFIEVCTLTSTTSKAVINHMKAIFARHGTPCELMSDNGPQFASQEFKSFAKEWDFHHTTSSPHYPQSNGLAENAVKIVKNLILKSQHSGQDIHRALQVYRSSPIACGKSPAELLYNRQIRSNLPMLDTLLNNQQIDTKSVRGRKDEQKVKQKERFDKHAQDLPKLKPGDHVILQDMKTNTWSQHGIIKSVNNHYRSYQIETAAGEIRRRNRRHLRPDPRHQAKSIPLPTQDDFELDDSAEAEPASDVRASSSPSRTTRSGRVVKPPDRLNL